Part of the Pseudomonas sp. Leaf58 genome is shown below.
AACGCTTCACCCACGCCAAAGATGTGGATGCCGATGAACACGATGTAAAACGCCAGGTAGATCATCCAGCCGCCGATGCCAAACAGCGATTGGCAGTAGGCGCCGATGAACACCGCGATGGCGGCGGGGGCGATGGCGTATTCGATGAGGATTGCCGTACCGGTCAGAAAGCCGCCCCACGGGCCGAAGGCACTGCGGGCAAAGCCATAGCCGCCGCCTGCGGTGGGGATCATCGACGACAGTTCGGCCAGCGAGAAGCACATGCACAGGTACATGGTGGCCATCAGCAGGGTGGCGAGGAACATGCCGCCCCAGCCGCCCTGGGCCAGGCCGAAGTTCCAGCCGGCGTAGTCGCCGGAGATGACATAGGCCACGCCCAGGCCCACCAGCAGCACCCAACCGGCGGCGCCTTTTTTCAGTTCACGTTGCTGGAAATAGTCTGAGCCAACTTTTTCGAAGTCGACGGAAGAGCCTGCCGGCGAGCCGGCGGAATGATCGCTTGGCATAGATTCACCTGTTGTTTTTCTTGGTGGCCGGAAGGGTTCCGGGCCGATGGTGATGGGTACTGCAGGAAGCGAGCCAGAGCGGTTGCTGCACCGCCCTGGGTTTTGTGTATGCAGGTCTGGCCTCTTCGCGGGCAAGCCCGCTCCTACAGGTATGGCACCGGTATCAGAAACAACGGTAAACCTGTGGGAGCGGGCCAGCCCGCGAAGGCCGCGACGCGGTTTAGAAGAAGCCCAACGGGTTGATGTCGTAGCTCACCAGCAGGTTCTTGGTCTGCTGATAGTGATCGAGCATCATCTTGTGCGTCTCACGGCCAACCCCCGACTTCTTGTAGCCACCGAAGGCGGCATGCGCCGGGTACAGGTGGTAGCAGTTGGTCCACACCCGCCCGGCCTTGATGCCACGGCCCATGCGGTAGGCACGGTTGATGTCGCGGGTCCACACGCCGGCACCCAGGCCAAACTCGGTGTCGTTGGCAATCGCCAGCGCTTCGGCTTCGTCCTTGAAGGTGGTGACGCTGACCACTGGGCCGAAAATTTCTTCCTGGAACACGCGCATGCGGTTGTTGCCTTTGAGCAGGGTCGGCTGGATGTAGTAACCGGTGGCCAGCGAACCTTCCAGTTTCTCCACCTTGCCGCCGGTCAACAGCTCGGCACCTTCTTTCTGGGCGATGTCGAGGTACGACAGAATCTTCTCGAACTGCTGCTGCGAGGCTTGCGCGCCGACCATGGTGTCGGTGTCCAGCGGGTCGCCGCGCTTGATCTGCAGCACCTTCTTCATCACCACTTCCATGAACTGTGGGTAGATCGACTCCTGCACCAGTGCTCGCGACGGGCAAGTGCACACTTCGCCCTGGTTGAAGAACGCCAGTACCATGCCTTCGGCGGCCTTTTCGATGAAGCTCGGTTCGGCCTGCATGATGTCTTCGAAGTACACGTTCGGCGACTTGCCGCCCAGTTCCACGGTGGACGGAATGATGTTCTCGGCGGCGCATTTCATGATGTGCGAGCCAACCGGGGTAGAGCCGGTGAAGGCGATTTTGGCGATGCGTTTGCTGGTGGCCAGCGCTTCACCAGCCTCGCGGCCATAGCCTTGCACCACGTTGAGCACGCCTTTTGGCAGCAGGTCACCGATCACTTCCAACAGCACGGTGATGCCCAGCGGGGTCTGCTCGGCTGGTTTGAGTACCACGCAGTTGCCGGCGGCCAAGGCCGGGGCGAGTTTCCAGGCGGCCATCAGGATCGGGAAGTTCCACGGGATGATCTGCCCGACCACGCCCAGTGGCTCGTGGATGTGGTAGGCCACGGTGCCTTCGTTGATTTCGGCGGCGCCGCCTTCCTGGGCGCGGATGCAGCCGGCGAAGTAGCGGAAGTGGTCAACTGCCAGCGGGATGTCGGCGTTCAGGGTTTCGCGGATGGGCTTGCCGTTGTCCCAGGTTTCGGTAATGGCCAGCAGTTCGAGGTTCTGTTCGATACGGTCGGCAATTCTCAGCAGGACGTTGGAGCGGTCCTGCACCGAGGTGCGGCCCCAGGCGTCGGCCGCAGCGTGGGCGGCATCCAGGGCTTTGTCGATGTCTTCGGCAGTGGAACGCGGGAATTCGGCGATCGGCTGGCCGTTCACCGGGGAAGTGTTGGTGAAGTACTCACCCTTTACCGGAGGAACGAACTCACCACCGATGTAGTTGCCGTAGCGGCTCTTGAAGGAAACCTTCGCGCCCTCGGTACCGGGATGTGCGTAACGCATGGTGTGTCTCCTGGCTATTGTGCTTGTTAGGGAGTTGAAAAGCGTAGAGCAAAGGTTGGGCCAGCGTTGGCAGCTTCATGAAAATCAATGACTTAGGTTGGGTTGCCGGCCTGGGCCTATGGGCGCTGTACCAGCGCCGGTACACCCAGGGGTGACACTTTGTACCGTTTGCGACACGTCACAGGAGGGTGCATTGCAAAGCCTTCCCGGGTAGAGGATGCTGGCAGGACTCTCTATCTGCGGAGAACTACAACAATGCAGAGCAATCATTTCAGCCGCCATGCCCAGCAAGTTCATTCCGTTGCCCATGGCGGGGCCGGGGAGGGCGGCAGTGACCCGTCCATCGCCCGCTCCTGGCTGCGCTGCCTGGAGGACTACCACCTCGACCCGACGGTGATCGAGGCGCCTGTGGTGCTCGAGCATGGGCGCCTGCTGGAAAGCCGCGAGCGCCTGCGCCAGGTGCTGCAGATTGCCGACCCTGAAATGAACAGCCTGCACCAGCAGCTTTCCGGGGCTGGTCATGCGGTGCTGTTGACCGATGCCCGCGGGGTGATCCTCAACTGCGTCAGCGCCCCCACCGAGCGGCGCAGCTTCGAGCGCGCCGGGCTGTGGCTGGGCGCCGACTGGAGTGAGGCGCGCGAGGGCACCAACGGCATTGGCACCTGCCTGGTCGAGCGCCAGGCGCTGACCATCCACCAGAACGAGCACTTCCGTGGCCGCCACACCGGCCTGACCTGCTCGGCCAGCCCGGTGTTCGACCCGCATGGCGAACTGTTGGCGGTGCTGGATGTGTCTTCGGCACGGCCCGACGTTTCCCGGCAAAGCCAGTTCCACACCATGGCCCTGGTCAACCTGTCGGCGAAGATGATCGAGAGCTGCTATTTCCTGCGCCATTTCGAGCAGCAATGGCTGCTGCGCTTTCACCTGCAGGCCGAGTCGGTCGGCCTGTTCAGCGAAGGCCTGCTGGCCTTCGACGGTGACGGGCGCATTTGCGCCGCCAACCAGAGCGCGTTGAACCTGCTGGGTACCGTGCGCGGTGGTGTGCTGGGCAAACCACTAGAGCGCTTTTTTGCCTGCAGCCACGACGAACTGTTCAGCCGCGCCACGCCCAGTGGCAGCACGGCTTGGCCGCTGCATACCCTGGACGGGCGCCAGGTGTTCGCCAGCCTGCGTGGCCAGGCCCGCGCCCCGGTGTGGTCGGTACCCGCCGCCCAGCCGCGGCCTGCGCGCGAGGTGGAGCCGCTTATCTGCCTGCTCGACCCGGCCCTGCAAAACGACTTCCGCCGCAGTGTGCGGGTGTTCGAGCGTGATGTGCCGTTGTTGCTGCGCGGCCAAACCGGCTGCGGCAAGGAGGCCTTTGCCCAGGCCGTGCACCAGGCCAGCGAGCGGCGCGGTAAGCCGTTCGTCGCCATCAATTGTGCGTCGATCCCGGAGAGCCTGATCGAGAGTGAGCTGTTCGGCTACCGCGGCGGCAGCTTCACCGGTGCGCGCAAGGAGGGCATGCGCGGCAAGCTGCTGCAGGCCGACGGCGGCACCTTGCTGCTGGACGAGATCGGCGACATGCCCCTGGCGCTGCAAACCCGCTTGCTACGGGTGCTGGAGGAGCGTCAGGTGGTGCCCATCGGTGGCGAGCCGCAGGCGGTTGATGTGCGCATCGTCAGCGCTACCCACCGCGACCTGCTGGAGCGGGTGGAGCAGGGCAGTTTCCGCGAGGACCTGTATTACCGCCTGAACGGCCTGGAGGTGGCGTTGCCAGCGGTGCGCGAGCGCAGTGACAAGGCCCAGCTGCTAGATTTTCTGCTGCGCCAGGAGGCGCAGGGTCAACTAATCGACATCGAGCCCCGGGCGCGGCAGGCGCTGCTCGACTTTGCCTGGCCGGGGAACGTGCGGCAGATGCGCAATGTGCTGCGCACGCTGGTG
Proteins encoded:
- a CDS encoding sigma-54-dependent Fis family transcriptional regulator; this encodes MQSNHFSRHAQQVHSVAHGGAGEGGSDPSIARSWLRCLEDYHLDPTVIEAPVVLEHGRLLESRERLRQVLQIADPEMNSLHQQLSGAGHAVLLTDARGVILNCVSAPTERRSFERAGLWLGADWSEAREGTNGIGTCLVERQALTIHQNEHFRGRHTGLTCSASPVFDPHGELLAVLDVSSARPDVSRQSQFHTMALVNLSAKMIESCYFLRHFEQQWLLRFHLQAESVGLFSEGLLAFDGDGRICAANQSALNLLGTVRGGVLGKPLERFFACSHDELFSRATPSGSTAWPLHTLDGRQVFASLRGQARAPVWSVPAAQPRPAREVEPLICLLDPALQNDFRRSVRVFERDVPLLLRGQTGCGKEAFAQAVHQASERRGKPFVAINCASIPESLIESELFGYRGGSFTGARKEGMRGKLLQADGGTLLLDEIGDMPLALQTRLLRVLEERQVVPIGGEPQAVDVRIVSATHRDLLERVEQGSFREDLYYRLNGLEVALPAVRERSDKAQLLDFLLRQEAQGQLIDIEPRARQALLDFAWPGNVRQMRNVLRTLVALCEDARVVFQDLPAIVREGVALDRRQASAHLDRADLKPSAIAVEAGGPQLVVQSLPAIGPAALKDAEHHALLAILEAKHWHLTRVAEHLGISRNTLYRKLRKHGISRVD
- a CDS encoding aldehyde dehydrogenase family protein codes for the protein MRYAHPGTEGAKVSFKSRYGNYIGGEFVPPVKGEYFTNTSPVNGQPIAEFPRSTAEDIDKALDAAHAAADAWGRTSVQDRSNVLLRIADRIEQNLELLAITETWDNGKPIRETLNADIPLAVDHFRYFAGCIRAQEGGAAEINEGTVAYHIHEPLGVVGQIIPWNFPILMAAWKLAPALAAGNCVVLKPAEQTPLGITVLLEVIGDLLPKGVLNVVQGYGREAGEALATSKRIAKIAFTGSTPVGSHIMKCAAENIIPSTVELGGKSPNVYFEDIMQAEPSFIEKAAEGMVLAFFNQGEVCTCPSRALVQESIYPQFMEVVMKKVLQIKRGDPLDTDTMVGAQASQQQFEKILSYLDIAQKEGAELLTGGKVEKLEGSLATGYYIQPTLLKGNNRMRVFQEEIFGPVVSVTTFKDEAEALAIANDTEFGLGAGVWTRDINRAYRMGRGIKAGRVWTNCYHLYPAHAAFGGYKKSGVGRETHKMMLDHYQQTKNLLVSYDINPLGFF